The Flavobacterium psychrotrophum region CGGGGTAATGTTTTCTATATTACAGTTAAGGTTTGCATTTACAATAATAGGTGGCGATGTTGATGTGCTCATAGGGCAAACTGCAGGTGCAGCAACAACGCGGTAAACTCCCGGCTCTGTAATTGTGTATGTAATTGCTGTGGCTCCCTCTATAGGCTCGCCATCTTTGTACCACTGCACTATAGTATAAGGAGACGAAACTGTGTTTGTAATACTGTCGCCTTCGCATATGTAGAACCCGGTTTCATATTGGTAAACTACCGTTTCTGTATATTGATGTTCTATCAACAGGCTTGCCCAGTTGTAGCTGTCTATAAGTAAAACGTTAGAATCAAAAGTTTCTCCATCTTTTGTAACTACTACTTTAATGTTATTAACATCGTAAGTATACCAGTCATAGGTAAAGCTGGCGCTTGTAGCACCTTCAACAGGGCGATATATCCCGTCTGAAAAATATACAGGTACAGCATACCATTGATAGCTGTCATAGGTTACATCTCCTGTAACGGTAGCAGTACCATAAGATTCAAAAGAGGGGCATAGCATAGTATCTCCCTCAATGGTTGGTGCCTGTGCATAGGCCGAAAACGTGAGGCCAAGCCAACACGAAACAAGTAATAATAATTTCATAGCAATACGTTTTTGAATTAATTAAAAAATTGTAGTTAATAGAAAGGATAAAATTAACCATTCAATCCGCTTGATTGCTAAGTTGCTCAGTGATAAAGCGTGACACCCTGCGTGACATTATGTGACATTGCCTAAAAATTATAGGATACGCCCATATTACCATAGTAATTAACAGGTAAGCCGGGATAGTAATAGCGTGGAGGTGCTCCATTAGCACCTGTTGCATTTACCAATACCATAGAAGCATAGTGTGTATCAGTAATATTATTTACACCTGCCGAGATATGCAGGCCAAGGCCAAAACCTGTAGTGTAACGCCAGCCTGCTTTTGCATTAAGCAAATTATAGCTGCTGTTATAAACGGTGTTGGCATCATTTATTGGGGTAGT contains the following coding sequences:
- a CDS encoding T9SS type A sorting domain-containing protein, whose amino-acid sequence is MKLLLLVSCWLGLTFSAYAQAPTIEGDTMLCPSFESYGTATVTGDVTYDSYQWYAVPVYFSDGIYRPVEGATSASFTYDWYTYDVNNIKVVVTKDGETFDSNVLLIDSYNWASLLIEHQYTETVVYQYETGFYICEGDSITNTVSSPYTIVQWYKDGEPIEGATAITYTITEPGVYRVVAAPAVCPMSTSTSPPIIVNANLNCNIENITPVIDGKKVLCAGETATASLTNGLEYDEYYWQVKRADVDYYEDIEGANDSTFTYSAEEYATTTIQCVGKLNGLYYVSNEIEIELDADCTASVNNPYATAFTLYPNPANTVLNINMSNGKNAESYVVYDVTGKTLLQGTLSGTASAINIEGLANGSYLIKVSGQNTQSTKMFIKQ